CTGGGGTCAGAGTTTTAATCCTGGGAAAAAGAATCTGGCCGCTGGGCCATGCCCTGGGACTAGCCCGCTGGTCCCTGGTGTGTCCGAATCAGTGCTCCAGTGCCCGCCTCTTCTCCAGCTTCTTCTGTAGCTCTGCCGTCATGTCTGCCAGCCCTGGGGGTTCAGGACCAGGAGCTGCAGCTGGCTCAGGGATCCCCAGTCCATGCCCACCGCCCTGACAGCCACCCAGGACCAGCTACAGATTTGCAGGGCCCCGTGCAACAGGACAGTGTGCTCGAAGgcattaagaatttcaagacagagACAGCAGAACCTTAAAAGACAGGGCGCTTCGGAGTGTGGGGACTTGTGTGACTGTACGGTCACACACCTGGGAAGCCCGCCCCGCACTGACCCCGCAGACCCCTTACCGGCTGTGGGGAAGAGAGGCTGGGCTGAACTGACTGGCAGCTTCCTGCCCAAGCCACCATTAAAGACTTTGGGCTCTGGAAGAGAAGAcagatgaggccaggtgtggtggctcacgccggtaatcccagcactttgggaggctgaggtgggtggatcacttgaggtcaggagttcgagaccagcctgggcaacatggtgaaaccccttctctactaaaaatacaaaaattagatggacgtggtggcaggtgcctgtaatcccagctacttgggaggctgaggcaggagaatcacttgaacccggcagacagaggttgcagtgagctgagatcgcgccactgcctgggcaacagagtgagactccatctcaaaacaaaaaacaacaataaagacagatgagctgggtgcggtggctcacgcctgtaatcccagcactttgggaggccgaggtgggcggatcacgaggtcaggagatcaagaccatcctggctaacatggtgaaaccccgtctctactaaaaatacaaaaaaaaaaattagctgggcatggtggcgggcacctgtagtcccagctactggagaggctgaggcaggagaatggcgtgaacccaggaggcggagcttgcagtgagccaaggttgtgccactgcactccagcctgggcgacagagtgagactgtctcaaaaaaaaaaaaaaaagtcagatgagGGCTGAGGCTGGCCTGCCATCAGGTGAGGGTGGGATATGGGGGGGACCCCAACCTGGCTTGGGTCCAACGGGTGGCTTTGGAAGCTTGGCAGGAGGCTTTGGCAACTTCTTTGGCTTCAGGATGACTGGCCAACTAGAGGAAGCCACTGCGTGGACAAAAGTGTAACGTGTCACATCAGCTGTTAACCTGTTTCCCCAACCCCCAGCTCTCAGCAGCTCTGTTCCCCACCCACCATCTTGGTTCTCATAGTCAACAGCTGGGCCATCTCCAATGGGGGTCACGTAGTTCTCTTCCTGGTTCGGTAGTGGGGGCAGTGGGGGCAGCTTGTCCTGGCTAGACGCAGGTGACAGCGGCTTGGGGCCACCTGTGCAGGGTGCAGGACCTGATGGGGAAACGTGGTCACTGTCAAGACCCATGTCATACAGGGACACCTTGCAGGTTGGCGGGGGGGTCTGTGTGCATGCCTGGAGACAGGCATGtgtccctgtgtgtctgtgtgtgtgcccatgtATAAGTCTgtgtctgggccgggcgcggtggctcacgcctgtaatcccagcactttgggaggccagggtgggcggatcacctgaggtcaggggttcaagaccagcctggccaatatggtgaaaccccgtctctactaaaaatacaaaaattagcttggcgtggtggcaggctcctgtaatcgcagctactcggggctgaggcaggagaatcgcttgaacctgggagggagaggttgcagtgagccgagattgcgccactgcactccagcctgggtgacagagcaagactccatctcaaaaaaaaaaaaaagtctttgtgtGGCATACACGTGTACACTAATTGAATCTAGATAAGTTAAAGTGCAACGTTTGTACACACACACCTGtggtgtgtatacgtgtgtgacTGCACGCCTGCTGAGGTGGCTGCTTTAGTCCTTGTCTACATGAGTGCGTTTTGCCCGTGTATCTACACGTGTCCGAGTTTGTGCCGGTGCACGGACGTATCTGCATTTATGTGTACACATGTGATTGTGGCATGACACAGGTGTATCTGTGCTACATAGCATTTGTATGTGACTGGAATTGGGGCACACGTGTATTTATGCATGTGTGATCTGTTGTGCCCGCACAAGTGTGTGTCACCTTCTGGCTAGGCAGGTGGCCACAGTTGCATGGATCATGcatgtgtaatgtgtgtgtggatgtggcACTTGGGGGTCCTTGCATACGCCCAGACCAGGGAAGACCAGACAACCCACGCTACATTCCTTTCTAGTGtgttctctgcctcctcttcccaCTCCATAAACAGGACCGATTTCCACCTCTTTCCCAACACCCACCCGGATTCTCGGTCCCTGTGGGGCTACTGCTTGTCCGGGTGTACCCTCTGACCCCTCAATGCCCATTTCTACCTAAGGAGATCCTTTGGGACCATCTGCAAAGACCCACTCTTCTGGGAAGCTTTCCCTGCTCTGCCCCCATCTTCTCCCGAACTCTAGGCGCCTCCCCCGAGCCCAGGTTTTTCCTCCACCCCAAATTCAACCCTACAGGATGAGAGTGTCTGTGTTTAGCTCTGTCCCAAGCTGGgacccccgccccctcccccacacacacaccctgacgGCAGGGTCTGAGTCATTTCTGTCCCTGCAACTTTGGGAACATCAGATGCAGGAGGTGCAGCCACCAAACTGACTGAGGGGGCGTGGCTGAATGCGGGGTCCTCGatccctcccacctcggcccgcGGGAAGGGGGCGTCACCTGGGCCCGGAGCGGAGGGCGCCACCCACACATTCTCGCCATTCTCCTTATCGGCTTCCACGTAGCCTGGAACAGAGAGGGCGGCCTGGAGGAAGCGCGGCGGCCAGGGGCGGCCCGGTCCGTCCGAGCGGGGGCGGGAGAGGTGAGCACTGGGCCCCCGAACTCCCCGAAGGGGCACCCACCTAGCACCTTCTCGTAGTCCTCGTCTAACAGGAATGGCACCAGCGCCTTTTTGGTATGCGACACGAAATAGTTGACCACGGCGTCCAGGGAGGTGCAAGAGAACTGGGGGCAGATGGGGGAGCGGTCAGGCTGCTGGAGAAGGGACGCGGACCCCACAAAGTCACTTCTAGGGACTCTGGCCCAACGCTCACCGGCTGTTCCACATCGATCACGTACTTGGGGCCCTCCCGCTTCACCTTGTAATGCCGGACCACGTGCGTCCTGCACCAGGAGAAAGCGAGTGAGTGGCTCAGCCCAGGCTCCCACACCGCCCCTCAGGGAAGGCCCCGCCCCAACTCCAGGCTCCGCCTCCAATAGAAACAGGTCCATACTGGCTCCGCCCCCACAGAAGGCCCCGCCACTGACTGGTTCCACCCCATAAAGGACCTAAGCCCCGTTGACCTCCCGGAGCACTGACTGCCCGATCCCAGCACTGCTCCCAGCGGGGACCAGGCCCGACCGACCCACCCCCACAGAAGACCCCACCTCTAGTCTTGGCACCACCTCCAGCGAGGGACCAGGCCAGACTGACAACACCCTAGGAAAGGTCCGCCCCTAATTCTGGCACCGCGCCTAGGGAGAACCAGGCCCTAAAGACCCCGCCCCAGGTAGGCCCCGCCCCCTGTAATGGCTCCACCCCCAGGCACCGACTCTACCTTCTACATCGCCTTGCCCAACCCTGGACTGGGCTTGAGAATTTGGCATAAGGCTCTGACTTCGCCCCCAGGGCTGGCTCCGCCTCCATAGCCCTACTCAACTTCCAAAAAGGATCACGGCCATGACTCCCCCCCGTAGATCCTGACGCTGCCCAAAGAGCCCATTCCCATCCCTGGATTTGACTTCATCCCCTCCAGTGGCCCAGACCTGGCCCCTGCGTACCTGACGTTCCGGAGGGGCCGATCCTAACCTAGGAGTCTGACTCCACCTACAGGGAGTCCCAGCTCCTAACCCAAGACCTGGCTCTTCCTGCAAAGGAGTCGGCCTGGGCTCTACCTTCTTCCCTAGGCATTAACCCCATACCTGGGGCAAGGCCAGCCTCAGGATCCCACGACCCCGGAGCTCTGATCCCGCCCCCAGCCCTCCCTGCCCAGCTCTGACTCCGCCCCCATGCTCCCCTGCCTAGCATTGactccacccctcccccagcccgcCCACCCCAGCTCTGACTCCGCCCCAACACGCCCAGCGTAGCTCTGATTCCGCCACCAGTGTACTCTGCTCAGCTCTGACTCCACCCGCCCCAGCTCGCCCAGCCCAGCTCTGACTCCTCCCCCAATCCGCCCAGCCCAGCTCTGACTCCTCCcccaatccgcccacctcagctctGACTCCTCCCCCAATCCGCCCAGCTCAGCTCTGACTCCGTCCCCAGACGCCCGTCTCGGCTCTGGCTCCGTCCCCTGGCCTACCCACTAGCGGGTCGGACTCCGCCCCTGCTTCTGACCACGCCCCCGCGcccaccctcttcccaccctcctcccacccagggCTCTCCAGACGCGCATGCGCACCCGTTGTGCATCTGCCGCGTGGTGACCGACACGCCGTCGGCGCCGTCCCCGCTGGGCCGCAGCAGCAGGTTCCCGCACTCGGGGTAGCGCTCCAGGAGCAGTTGTGCCTCCAGCCGGCTCACCTTCAGGAAGCACCTGTGGCGGGCCGCGTCACCCACTCGGGACCCCGGAGACCAAGTCCGCTCTTCTGCACGTAAACCCTGCCTCCTCTGAGACCcagccccatccccatcccctaGGCCCAGGAGACCCTGCCCTGCTCTCCAGACCCAGGCCCCTCCCACGGAGACCCAGTCCGGCCTTCCAGGCTCCtagtttttgtggggttttttgttttttttttgagacagggtttcgctcttgttgcccaggctggagtgcaatggcgctatctcggctcaccgcaacctccgcctcccgggttcaagcgattccccttcctcacaggcccggctaatttttgtatttttagtagagacgggatttctccatgttggtcaggctggtctcaaactccctacctcaggtgatccgcccgcctcggcttcccaaggtgctgggattacaggcgtgagccactgcatctggccgggttttttggttttttttttctttagagatggggtctcgctatgttgcccaggatgggtCTCGAACTGGGTaaaagcaatcctcccgcctcgacctcccaaaacgctgagatgacaggcgcgagccaccgcggccagccaGGCTCTTAATTCTGGCCCCGGAGATGCAGCTCCAACCCCTAGGGAGACCCAGCCCTGCCTCGTAGGCACCTAGAGCCTCCCCTGGAGATCCTGTCCCGCCCTCCAAACACCTAGACCTTACCCTGGAGGCCCTGCCCGCCTCCCTGATCACCAAGAACCGCCCACAAAGACGATGCTCCGCCCCCCATCCAGGCCCCGCCTCTAGGGTCCCGGTTACCCTCTCCGACAAATAACTCCTCCCCGGAGACGAAGCATCACCTTCTAGACACCTAGACTGACCACCCCCAGACCCTGTCCCTACTCCTCAGGCCTAGGCCCCGCCACTGAAGACCTTACCAGTCCTCTAGGCCCCTAGACCCGCTCCTGGAGATCCTGCCCTGCCTCCCCAGCATGGGCCAtaactccccctccccctcccccacccccagccccaaggCAGTCCTCATGCAAAATCCAAGACCCAACTCCAGGGGACCCAACTCACCGCCCACCCTCAGCCACACAACCACCTCCCGTCCCCATCCTGCAGCCCCTCGGGACAGGCGGGACACTCACGAGGGTGTCTCCAGTGCACGGCGCGCCTCCTCTTTGGCCAAGACTTCAGACATCATGTATAGGTGCCCAGGAAGCAGGGTCAAGTCGGTCGGGACACGGAGCTGAGGGGCGATCGAGGGACAGTGACTGCACCTGGCCAGCCGGGAATGGACGGCTGTGCCCAAGTCACAGAGTGGCAAATTGAGGCCAGAGCTCAGAGCAATGAACTCTGACACCTTAGAGGGCAAAGAGGGCTTCGAGAGGGTTGCAGAGGAGTGTTGCATGAGAGTAGatgctggggccgggcgcggtggctcacgcctgtaatcccagcactttgggaggccgaggcgggcggatcacctaaggtcaggagttcgagaccaacctgggcaacatggcgaaaccccgtttgtactaaaaatacaaaaaattagccgggcgtggtggcagacacctgtaatcccagctactcgggaggctggggcaggagaatcacttgaacctgggaaggcggaggctgcagtaagccaagatcacgccattgcactccagcctgggtgacagagtgagactccgttccccgctccccaaccccaccaaaaaaaaaaaaaaaagtagatgctGGAATCTAGGGTCTCAAACTAAAGTCTGCaggggccaggcaggtctcaaactcaaTGGCCTGCCAGGGTGAGGTAGGAAACAGGGAAATCAGAGGGAAATCAGGAAGGTAGACTAAAATTCCCGGTTGATAAATGatgtcagctaattttttttttttttttttttttgagatggagtttagttctgtcaccaagctggagtgcagtggcgcgatcttggctcactgcaacctccgactcccgggttcaagccattctcctgcctcagcctcccgagtagctggaattacaggctcccgccaccacgcccagctgatttttgtatttttagtagagacagggtttcaccgtgttggccaggatggtcttgatctcctgacctcatgatctgccagcctcggcctcccaaagtgctgggattacaggcgtgagccaccacgcctggccaatgtcagctaatttttaaaaacttagcactctgtggccaggcatggtggctcacatctataatcctatcactttgggaggccaaggagggtggattgcttgagcacggaagttggagaccagcccgggcaacatagtgagaccctgctctacaaaaaaatttttaaattagtcagatgtggtagtgtgtgtctgtatcccagctacttgggaggctgaggcaggaggactgcttgagcctgggagttggaggctgcagtgagctatgatcacaccactgcactccagcctgggcaacagagagagaccttgtctcaaaaaaataaaataagaaatacggTTGgtcgctgtggctcacgcctgtaatcccagcactttgagtggccaaggcgggcagatgactcaaggtcagttcaagaccagcctggccaacagggtgaaaccccatgtatactaaaaatacaaaaattagccaggcgtggtggcggacgcctgtaatcccagctactcgggaggctgagtcacaagaattgcttgaaccggggaggcagaggttgcagtgagctgagaacgtgccattgcactccagcctgggcaacagagtgagactctgtctcaaaaaaataaaacaaaattttggccgggcccggtggctcacgcctgtaatcccagcactttgggaggctgaggcgggtggatcacgagttcaggagacagagaccatcctggctaacacagtgaaaccccgtctctactaaaatacaaaaaaattagccgggcgtggtggcgggcttctgtaatcccagctactccggaggctgaggcacgagaatggcgtgaacccgggaggcggagcttgcagtgagccgagatcgcaccactgcactccagcctgggcgacagagcgagactccgtctcaaaaaaagaaaaaaagaaagaaagaaaaaggaggcttTTTGAGGAGATCTGGAGAATGGGAGAGAGGGCGCAGAGAGCCACTACTCTTACCTCCACCACCGTTAAGATGAAGCCTTTCCACATTTCCCGACACTCCAAGGTCTCTACCTGgggaacaaaagaaaggaaagaatccaAGTCAGTGAGCCTCAGTCTACTCATCAATGAAATTGGACTAGGGAAGAGTCCCTGCTTCAAAGGgccgttttcttttttctttttcttcttttttttttttttttttttttttttgagatggagtctcattcttctgtcgcccaggctagagtacagtggcgcgatctcagctcactgcaacctccacctcccaggttcaagcgattctcctgcctcagcctcctgagtagctgggactacaggcatgcaccacctcgcccagcttttttttttttctcttagacatgagggtctcgctttgttgccaggctggtcttgaactcctgggcccaagctatccttctgccttggcgtcccaaagtgctcagattacaggcatgagccaccatgcctggctgatattatgatttttgatgttattatatcaacatttgaaaaacatagatcaggctggatgcagtggctcactcacgcctgtaatcccagcactttgggaggtcgaggcgggaggatcacttgagcctaggggttcaagaccagactgggtaacatagcgagccccctgtctctacaaaaaaataaaatattagccaggcatagtggcatgtgcttggctgaggtaggaggatcgatcgcttgagcccgggaggtcgaggctgcagtgagctatgatctcactactgcactccagcctgggcgacgagcaagaccctgtctcaaaataaaataataaataaaataaaataatagaaaaacatagATCAGTTCCCAGACCTCTCATGCTCTAAACCCTCCCATAGGCCAGCCaccgtgactcatgcctgtaatcccagcactttgggaggccgaggtgggtggatcacttgaggtcaggagttcgagaccagcctggccaacatggtgaaaccctgtctctaccaaaaatacaaaaattagctgtgcgtggtggcacacgcctgtaatcccagctactcgggaggctgaggcaggagaatcacttaaacctgggaggcagaggttgtagtgagccaagattgcactactgcactccagcctgggtgataagagcgaaactcaaaaaataaaaataaaaaataaaccctcggctggacacggtggctcacgcctataattccagcagtttgggaagccgaggtgggtggatcacctgaggtgaggagttccaggccagcatggccaacatggtgaaaccccatctctactaaagattcaaaaaattagccaggagtggttgcgtgcgcctgtaatcccagctacttgggaggctgaggcaggagaatcacttgaacctgggaggtggaggttgcagtgagccaagatcgtgccattgcactccagcctgggtgacagggcgagacttggtctcaaaaaaaaagtaataaaataaaataaaataaaccctcCCATAGCACCCAGCTCCTTTGGGGTCAAGACCCAAGTCTTACCCAGGGCCCACAGGGCCCTGTACTACCTGCCCCTTCGTGGTTGGCACAATGGAGGGTAGGAGCATTTGAGCATCTTCTGCAAGCACCGCCCCTCTGCACCCCTCCAGCAAGGGACCTACCTTGAACTTGATCTCCTGATCCC
The DNA window shown above is from Homo sapiens chromosome 19, GRCh38.p14 Primary Assembly and carries:
- the STAP2 gene encoding signal-transducing adaptor protein 2 isoform 2 (isoform 2 is encoded by transcript variant 2), translating into MASALRPPRVPKPKGVLPSHYYESFLEKKGPCDRDYKKFWAGLQGLTIYFYNSNRDFQHVEKLNLGAFEKLTDEIPWGSSRDPGTHFSLILRDQEIKFKVETLECREMWKGFILTVVELRVPTDLTLLPGHLYMMSEVLAKEEARRALETPSCFLKVSRLEAQLLLERYPECGNLLLRPSGDGADGVSVTTRQMHNGTHVVRHYKVKREGPKYVIDVEQPFSCTSLDAVVNYFVSHTKKALVPFLLDEDYEKVLGYVEADKENGENVWVAPSAPGPGPAPCTGGPKPLSPASSQDKLPPLPPLPNQEENYVTPIGDGPAVDYENQDVASSSWPVILKPKKLPKPPAKLPKPPVGPKPEPKVFNGGLGRKLPVSSAQPLFPTAGLADMTAELQKKLEKRRALEH
- the STAP2 gene encoding signal-transducing adaptor protein 2 isoform X1, with the protein product MASALRPPRVPKPKGVLPSHYYESFLEKKGPCDRDYKKFWAGLQGLTIYFYNSNRDFQHVEKLNLGAFEKLTDEIPWGSSRDPGTHFSLILRDQEIKFKVETLECREMWKGFILTVVELRVPTDLTLLPGHLYMMSEVLAKEEARRALETPSCFLKVSRLEAQLLLERYPECGNLLLRPSGDGADGVSVTTRQMHNGTHVVRHYKVKREGPKYVIDVEQPFSCTSLDAVVNYFVSHTKKALVPFLLDEDYEKVLGYVEADKENGENVWVAPSAPGPGPAPCTGGPKPLSPASSQDKLPPLPPLPNQEENYVTPIGDGPAVDYENQDVASSSWPVILKPKKLPKPPAKLPKPPVGPKPEKGFHHVAQAGLELLTSSDPPTSASQSAGITGVSHHTWPHLSSLPEPKVFNGGLGRKLPVSSAQPLFPTAGLADMTAELQKKLEKRRALEH
- the STAP2 gene encoding signal-transducing adaptor protein 2 isoform 1 (isoform 1 is encoded by transcript variant 1) gives rise to the protein MASALRPPRVPKPKGVLPSHYYESFLEKKGPCDRDYKKFWAGLQGLTIYFYNSNRDFQHVEKLNLGAFEKLTDEIPWGSSRDPGTHFSLILRDQEIKFKVETLECREMWKGFILTVVELRVPTDLTLLPGHLYMMSEVLAKEEARRALETPSCFLKVSRLEAQLLLERYPECGNLLLRPSGDGADGVSVTTRQMHNGTHVVRHYKVKREGPKYVIDVEQPFSCTSLDAVVNYFVSHTKKALVPFLLDEDYEKVLGYVEADKENGENVWVAPSAPGPGPAPCTGGPKPLSPASSQDKLPPLPPLPNQEENYVTPIGDGPAVDYENQDVASSSWPVILKPKKLPKPPAKLPKPPVGPKPVEKGFHHVAQAGLELLTSSDPPTSASQSAGITGVSHHTWPHLSSLPEPKVFNGGLGRKLPVSSAQPLFPTAGLADMTAELQKKLEKRRALEH